The following are encoded in a window of Impatiens glandulifera chromosome 5, dImpGla2.1, whole genome shotgun sequence genomic DNA:
- the LOC124939028 gene encoding putative F-box/FBD/LRR-repeat protein At5g56810, producing MNLNGIVKRSRTNKNQNSTSHVAVDQEVDYISQVPDGILFYILSFLPFEYWIILGMVSRKWTYLLREAPILILDEDYILIKMARSQLRHTLPGEVSIIGRHKKNKSRYIKFVDRTLLVHSGCLIKLMYLNFEYEPNNQNDSMINNWVHFIMTRDIHDLVLNFSTNPKLNFELKFLAVKLTKSKSTYELLDMPYEPKFRGLTLNSCKFKASSFVAFSNLKSLHLSHVEVFDSSIGELVSKCPCLEDLHMDNCIVPESFFKCENDLKLKKLCLINCLTESWYMFEIDISAPELLSFLIRGKYLMTSTIRKATKLVDSMVYIEQEFSDFQQGNLLAKFLIGMKHCKILTLSSWCIQVLSTIDYVLSYQLRGLLTNLKELNLSIGCSKQELPGMVTILQSCPYLESLILEFDWIEDIYWMVDDRKVEHLPEVFHFEEEKYFETPKPYIRFLKNCLKDIQLKKYMGEENEIRIVKYLLQNALVLEDLVVYVNSSADIYSEWQNYFIEFDEEMNWQELRDLPKASTNVKLYVLEN from the exons ATGAATCTAAATGGAATAGTGAAACGTAGTCGGACTAACAAAAATCAAAACTCAACAAGCCATGTCGCAGTTGATCAAGAAGTTGACTACATAAGTCAAGTCCCTGATGGAATTTTATTCTACATCTTATCTTTCCTACCATTCGAGTATTGGATAATACTCGGAATGGTTTCAAGAAAGTGGACATATCTTTTGAGGGAGGCCCCAATTTTGATTCTCGACGAGGATTATATCCTTATCAAAATGGCAAGAAGTCAACTTCGACATACGTTACCTGGAGAGGTTTCTATAATTGGTAGACATAAAAAGAACAAAAGTAGGTACATAAAGTTTGTGGACCGCACTCTTTTAGTTCACTCGGGTTGTCTCATAAAACTCATGTatctaaattttgaatatgAACCTAACAATCAAAATGATTCAATGATCAACAATTGGGTTCACTTCATTATGACAAGAGATATACATGATCTAGTGCTGAACTTCTCAACCAACCCAAAATTGAACTTTGAGTTGAAATTTCTGGCAGTGAAGCTCACAAAATCCAAATCAACTTATGAACTTCTTGATATGCCTTATGAGCCCAAATTTAGAGGTTTGACTTTGAACTCTTGCAAATTCAAAGCATCGTCTTTTGTCGCATTTTCCAACTTAAAGAGTTTACATTTGTCCCATGTTGAAGTGTTTGATAGTTCGATTGGAGAACTAGTTTCAAAATGCCCGTGTTTGGAAGATTTGCACATGGATAATTGTATTGTGCCAGAAAGTTTTTTCAAGTGTGAAAATGacttgaaattaaaaaaattatgcttGATAAATTGCCTAACGGAGAGTTGGTATATGTTCGAGATTGATATATCAGCTCCAGAGCTCTTGAGCTTTTTGATTAGAGGAAAATACCTCATGACCTCAACCATAAGAAAAGCAACCAAATTAGTTGACAGCATGGTTTACATCGAACAGGAGTTTTCTGATTTTCAACAAGGGAATCTTTTAGCAAAGTTTCTTATCGGTATGAAACATTGCAAGATTCTAACATTAAGCAGTTGGTGTATTCAA gTGCTTTCGACGATAGATTATGTGTTGTCCTATCAACTGCGAGgattattaacaaatttgaaGGAGTTGAATCTCTCAATTGGATGTTCAAAACAAGAACTGCCTGGAATGGTTACCATACTACAGTCATGCCCTTATCTTGAGAGCTTGATTCTGGAATTTGATTGGATCGAAGACATTTATTGg ATGGTTGATGACAGAAAAGTGGAACATCTACCCGAAGTTTTTCACTTTGAAGaggaaaaatattttgagactCCAAAGCCATACATTCGTTTTCTGAAGAACTGCCTCAAAGATATTCAGTTAAAGAAGTATATGGGCGAAGAAAACGAGATACGAATAGTGAAGTATTTGCTCCAAAATGCACTTGTATTAGAAGATTTGGTGGTCTATGTAAATTCTTCTGCAGATATTTATTCAGAATGGCAAAACTATTTCATCGAGTTTGACGAGGAAATGAATTGGCAAGAACTGCGGGATTTACCAAAGGCATCAACCAATGTCAAGTTGTATGTACTAGAAAATTAA